One segment of Theobroma cacao cultivar B97-61/B2 chromosome 9, Criollo_cocoa_genome_V2, whole genome shotgun sequence DNA contains the following:
- the LOC18588348 gene encoding uncharacterized protein LOC18588348 yields MASLLGPSAAISLQYKLNRTSFSAVSTNTPSLFPHTVLGNGRYQGLCFKTKATGSVEGSVLEKESASISDKIDYGVIGVHHVGILCENLERSLEFYQNILGLEINEARPHDKLPYRGAWLWVGSEMIHLMELPNPDPLTGRPEHGGRDRHACIAIRDVSKLQAILDKAGIPYTLSRSGRPAIFTRDADANALEFTQVDA; encoded by the exons ATGGCCTCTCTTCTCGGTCCCTCTGCGGCAATTTCTCTGCAATACAAG TTGAATCGTACAAGTTTTAGTGCCGTCTCTACAAATACACCATCCCTATTTCCCCATACTGTTTTGGGGAACGGGAGATATCAAGGGTTATGTTTCAAGACAAAAGCTACGGGTTCTGTTGAAGGAAGTGTACTTGAGAAAGAATCAGCTAGTATCAGTGACAAGATAG ATTATGGAGTTATTGGTGTTCACCATGTTGGAATTCTGTGTGAAAACCTTGAAAGATCGCTTGAATTTTATCAGAATATTTTAG GACTTGAAATAAATGAGGCTAGGCCACATGATAAGCTTCCGTATAGAGGTGCTTGGTTGTGGGTGGGTTCCGAGATGATTCATTTGATGGAACTTCCAAATCCGGACCCCTTAACTGGAAGACCTGAACATGGGGGCCGAGACCGTCATGCTTGTATTGCAATTCGGGATGTATCTAAGCTGCAAGCAATCCTTGACAAAGCTG GTATTCCCTACACACTTAGCCGATCTGGGAGGCCAGCAATTTTTACACGAGATGCAGATGCAAATGCACTAGAATTCACTCAAGTCGATGCCTGA
- the LOC18588349 gene encoding U-box domain-containing protein 34 isoform X1 gives MSVASASSGGATPKMTTVAVAVKGGASGGSGSRRAVRWAVENLKADRFVLVHVMPAVTSVPTPSGDRIPITEMDENVVAMYVQEVKLKFEEVFIPFKKLFKTRKMETLVLEDDNPAAALLRYISEFGINTLVLGSYSSNCITRKLKGTGVPITVLRRAPDTCDIQVIYRQRIITKSANPLSTSGTSHRPPVFAATGRKESSSGISKHISGPANASAESKVQNSFGIASLSELNYPYSYAFSSVGSSTNGSTIRQSNSMVSAKTEQVSFLEHLLVAVAFYFGNSSIPCLIWISFDRIYVEFDLQAEVEHLRLELQNTVAMYKQACEELVHTQSKVQVLSSECLEEARRVNAALEREETFRKIAAEEKAKHMQAMKEVDEAKNLLSKEAYERQVAEFNALKKSLEKQKIVDALFCGDKRYRKYTSDEIEVATDFFSESNVIGQGGYGKVYKCSLYHTLVAVKVLRPDAIEWKEEFLKEVEVLSQLRHPHIVLLLGACPENGCLVYEYLENGSLDEYIFHRNGKPPLPWFIRFRIVFEVASGLAFLHNSKPDPIVHRDLKPGNILLDRNYVSKIGDVGLAKLISDVVPDNITEYRDSIIAGTLYYMDPEYQRTGTIRPKSDLYALGVTTLQLLTARHPNGLLLAVENAITKSSLADILDKSVTDWPLAETEELARIALKCSKLRCRDRPDLDTEILPILKRLVDVADASLKLEKNNAYAPSHYFCPILQEVMDDPHIAADGFTYEHRAIKAWLQKHNVSPVTKCRLQHSVLTPNQTLRSAIQEWKSRVTLSGT, from the exons ATGAGCGTGGCTAGTGCCAGCAGCGGTGGTGCTACGCCGAAGATGACGACCGTAGCGGTTGCCGTGAAGGGAGGAGCCTCCGGGGGAAGCGGTAGCCGACGTGCGGTTCGATGGGCGGTGGAGAATTTGAAAGCTGATCGTTTCGTTTTGGTCCACGTCATGCCAGCAGTCACCTCTGTTCCAACTCCGT CAGGAGATCGAATACCCATCACGGAAATGGACGAGAACGTTGTGGCAATGTATGTTCAAGAAGTGAAACTTAAGTTTGAGGAAGTGTTTATACCATTTAAGAAGCTATTCAAAACAAGAAAG aTGGAAACATTGGTGCTTGAGGATGACAATCCTGCTGCTGCGCTTCTAAGATACATTTCTGAGTTTGGGATTAACACTTTGGTATTGGGTTCTTATAGTTCCAACTGTATAACAAG GAAGCTGAAGGGTACTGGGGTACCTATTACTGTCCTGAGGCGTGCCCCTGATACTTGTGATATTCAGGTTATATATAGACAAAGAATCATCACAAAATCAGCTAATCCCTTATCGACTAGCG GGACCAGTCATAGGCCACCAGTTTTTGCTGCTACTGGTCGAAAAGAAAGTTCCAGTGGCATTAGTAAACATATATCCGGTCCTGCTAATGCTTCTGCAGAATCTAAAGTGCAAAACTCCTTTGGGATAGCATCTTTATCAGAGCTTAACTACCCATATTCATATGCATTTTCATCTGTGGGATCTTCAACAAATGGTAGTACTATTAGGCAGTCCAATTCCATGGTTTCTGCAAAGACTGAACAGGTGAGTTTTCTTGAGCATTTATTAGTGGCGGTTGCATTTTATTTTGGTAATTCTTCAATTCCATGTCTTATCTGGATAAGTTTTGATAGAATTTATGTGGAGTTTGATCTGCAGGCTGAAGTGGAACATCTGCGTCTAGAATTACAAAATACTGTTGCCATGTATAAACAAGCTTGTGAAGAGCTTGTCCACACCCAGAGCAAG GTCCAAGTACTTTCTTCAGAATGCCTTGAGGAAGCAAGAAGAGTGAATGCTGCTCTGGAAAGAGAAGAAACTTTTAGAAAAATTGCTGCAGAAGAGAAAGCAAAACATATGCAAGCAATGAAGGAGGTTGATGAGGCAAAAAACCTGCTTTCTAAAGAAGCTTATGAAAGGCAGGTGGCTGAATTCAATGCTCTCAAAAAATCCTTGGAGAAGCAGAAAATTGTTGATGCACTCTTCTGTGGAGACAAAAGGTACAGGAAATACACCAGTGATGAAATTGAAGTAGCAACAGATTTCTTCTCTGAGAGTAATGTGATTGGTCAGGGCGGATATGGGAAAGTCTATAAATGTAGTCTTTATCACACTCTAGTTGCTGTTAAGGTTCTTCGACCTGATGCGATAGAATGGAAAGAGGAATTTCTGAAGGAG GTTGAAGTTCTAAGCCAGCTGCGCCATCCACATATTGTTTTGCTGCTTGGAGCCTGTCCAGAGAATGGTTGCTTGGTTTATGAATACTTGGAAAATGGTAGCTTGGATGAATATATTTTCCATCGAAACGGAAAACCTCCACTTCCTTGGTTTATTCGGTTCCGCATAGTTTTTGAAGTAGCTTCTGGGCTTGCATTTTTACACAACTCAAAGCCAGATCCTATTGTCCATAGAGATTTAAAACCGGGTAATATATTGTTAGATAGAAATTATGTGAGCAAAATTGGGGATGTTGGGCTGGCTAAGCTTATTTCAGATGTTGTGCCTGACAACATCACCGAGTACAGAGACTCTATTATTGCTGGTACTCTCTACTACATGGACCCTGAGTATCAGAGAACTGGCACCATCAGACCAAAATCAGATCTATATGCTCTTGGAGTCACAACACTCCAGTTACTGACAGCTCGCCATCCCAATGGACTTCTACTGGCAGTTGAAAATGCCATTACAAAGAGCTCCTTAGCTGACATTCTAGACAAGTCAGTTACAGATTGGCCACTAGCTGAAACAGAAGAATTAGCTCGAATAGCATTGAAGTGTTCAAAGCTAAGATGCAGGGACAGACCAGATCTTGACACAGAGATTCTGCCAATTCTCAAAAGACTTGTTGATGTTGCAGATGCTAGTTTAAAGTTAGAAAAGAACAATGCATACGCTCCAAGCCATTACTTCTGTCCTATCCTTCAG GAAGTGATGGATGACCCTCACATTGCCGCTGATGGTTTTACATATGAGCACAGAGCCATTAAGGCGTGGCTTCAGAAACACAATGTATCACCAGTTACAAAGTGTAGGCTTCAGCATTCCGTATTGACTCCAAATCAGACATTACGCTCTGCCATACAGGAGTGGAAGTCACGGGTGACATTGTCTGGAACATAA
- the LOC18588349 gene encoding U-box domain-containing protein 34 isoform X4, whose amino-acid sequence MRIVMVKKGDRIPITEMDENVVAMYVQEVKLKFEEVFIPFKKLFKTRKMETLVLEDDNPAAALLRYISEFGINTLVLGSYSSNCITRKLKGTGVPITVLRRAPDTCDIQVIYRQRIITKSANPLSTSGTSHRPPVFAATGRKESSSGISKHISGPANASAESKVQNSFGIASLSELNYPYSYAFSSVGSSTNGSTIRQSNSMVSAKTEQAEVEHLRLELQNTVAMYKQACEELVHTQSKVQVLSSECLEEARRVNAALEREETFRKIAAEEKAKHMQAMKEVDEAKNLLSKEAYERQVAEFNALKKSLEKQKIVDALFCGDKRYRKYTSDEIEVATDFFSESNVIGQGGYGKVYKCSLYHTLVAVKVLRPDAIEWKEEFLKEVEVLSQLRHPHIVLLLGACPENGCLVYEYLENGSLDEYIFHRNGKPPLPWFIRFRIVFEVASGLAFLHNSKPDPIVHRDLKPGNILLDRNYVSKIGDVGLAKLISDVVPDNITEYRDSIIAGTLYYMDPEYQRTGTIRPKSDLYALGVTTLQLLTARHPNGLLLAVENAITKSSLADILDKSVTDWPLAETEELARIALKCSKLRCRDRPDLDTEILPILKRLVDVADASLKLEKNNAYAPSHYFCPILQEVMDDPHIAADGFTYEHRAIKAWLQKHNVSPVTKCRLQHSVLTPNQTLRSAIQEWKSRVTLSGT is encoded by the exons ATGCGAATAGTTATGGTGAAAAAGG GAGATCGAATACCCATCACGGAAATGGACGAGAACGTTGTGGCAATGTATGTTCAAGAAGTGAAACTTAAGTTTGAGGAAGTGTTTATACCATTTAAGAAGCTATTCAAAACAAGAAAG aTGGAAACATTGGTGCTTGAGGATGACAATCCTGCTGCTGCGCTTCTAAGATACATTTCTGAGTTTGGGATTAACACTTTGGTATTGGGTTCTTATAGTTCCAACTGTATAACAAG GAAGCTGAAGGGTACTGGGGTACCTATTACTGTCCTGAGGCGTGCCCCTGATACTTGTGATATTCAGGTTATATATAGACAAAGAATCATCACAAAATCAGCTAATCCCTTATCGACTAGCG GGACCAGTCATAGGCCACCAGTTTTTGCTGCTACTGGTCGAAAAGAAAGTTCCAGTGGCATTAGTAAACATATATCCGGTCCTGCTAATGCTTCTGCAGAATCTAAAGTGCAAAACTCCTTTGGGATAGCATCTTTATCAGAGCTTAACTACCCATATTCATATGCATTTTCATCTGTGGGATCTTCAACAAATGGTAGTACTATTAGGCAGTCCAATTCCATGGTTTCTGCAAAGACTGAACAG GCTGAAGTGGAACATCTGCGTCTAGAATTACAAAATACTGTTGCCATGTATAAACAAGCTTGTGAAGAGCTTGTCCACACCCAGAGCAAG GTCCAAGTACTTTCTTCAGAATGCCTTGAGGAAGCAAGAAGAGTGAATGCTGCTCTGGAAAGAGAAGAAACTTTTAGAAAAATTGCTGCAGAAGAGAAAGCAAAACATATGCAAGCAATGAAGGAGGTTGATGAGGCAAAAAACCTGCTTTCTAAAGAAGCTTATGAAAGGCAGGTGGCTGAATTCAATGCTCTCAAAAAATCCTTGGAGAAGCAGAAAATTGTTGATGCACTCTTCTGTGGAGACAAAAGGTACAGGAAATACACCAGTGATGAAATTGAAGTAGCAACAGATTTCTTCTCTGAGAGTAATGTGATTGGTCAGGGCGGATATGGGAAAGTCTATAAATGTAGTCTTTATCACACTCTAGTTGCTGTTAAGGTTCTTCGACCTGATGCGATAGAATGGAAAGAGGAATTTCTGAAGGAG GTTGAAGTTCTAAGCCAGCTGCGCCATCCACATATTGTTTTGCTGCTTGGAGCCTGTCCAGAGAATGGTTGCTTGGTTTATGAATACTTGGAAAATGGTAGCTTGGATGAATATATTTTCCATCGAAACGGAAAACCTCCACTTCCTTGGTTTATTCGGTTCCGCATAGTTTTTGAAGTAGCTTCTGGGCTTGCATTTTTACACAACTCAAAGCCAGATCCTATTGTCCATAGAGATTTAAAACCGGGTAATATATTGTTAGATAGAAATTATGTGAGCAAAATTGGGGATGTTGGGCTGGCTAAGCTTATTTCAGATGTTGTGCCTGACAACATCACCGAGTACAGAGACTCTATTATTGCTGGTACTCTCTACTACATGGACCCTGAGTATCAGAGAACTGGCACCATCAGACCAAAATCAGATCTATATGCTCTTGGAGTCACAACACTCCAGTTACTGACAGCTCGCCATCCCAATGGACTTCTACTGGCAGTTGAAAATGCCATTACAAAGAGCTCCTTAGCTGACATTCTAGACAAGTCAGTTACAGATTGGCCACTAGCTGAAACAGAAGAATTAGCTCGAATAGCATTGAAGTGTTCAAAGCTAAGATGCAGGGACAGACCAGATCTTGACACAGAGATTCTGCCAATTCTCAAAAGACTTGTTGATGTTGCAGATGCTAGTTTAAAGTTAGAAAAGAACAATGCATACGCTCCAAGCCATTACTTCTGTCCTATCCTTCAG GAAGTGATGGATGACCCTCACATTGCCGCTGATGGTTTTACATATGAGCACAGAGCCATTAAGGCGTGGCTTCAGAAACACAATGTATCACCAGTTACAAAGTGTAGGCTTCAGCATTCCGTATTGACTCCAAATCAGACATTACGCTCTGCCATACAGGAGTGGAAGTCACGGGTGACATTGTCTGGAACATAA
- the LOC18588349 gene encoding U-box domain-containing protein 34 isoform X3, with amino-acid sequence MRIVMVKKAGDRIPITEMDENVVAMYVQEVKLKFEEVFIPFKKLFKTRKMETLVLEDDNPAAALLRYISEFGINTLVLGSYSSNCITRKLKGTGVPITVLRRAPDTCDIQVIYRQRIITKSANPLSTSGTSHRPPVFAATGRKESSSGISKHISGPANASAESKVQNSFGIASLSELNYPYSYAFSSVGSSTNGSTIRQSNSMVSAKTEQAEVEHLRLELQNTVAMYKQACEELVHTQSKVQVLSSECLEEARRVNAALEREETFRKIAAEEKAKHMQAMKEVDEAKNLLSKEAYERQVAEFNALKKSLEKQKIVDALFCGDKRYRKYTSDEIEVATDFFSESNVIGQGGYGKVYKCSLYHTLVAVKVLRPDAIEWKEEFLKEVEVLSQLRHPHIVLLLGACPENGCLVYEYLENGSLDEYIFHRNGKPPLPWFIRFRIVFEVASGLAFLHNSKPDPIVHRDLKPGNILLDRNYVSKIGDVGLAKLISDVVPDNITEYRDSIIAGTLYYMDPEYQRTGTIRPKSDLYALGVTTLQLLTARHPNGLLLAVENAITKSSLADILDKSVTDWPLAETEELARIALKCSKLRCRDRPDLDTEILPILKRLVDVADASLKLEKNNAYAPSHYFCPILQEVMDDPHIAADGFTYEHRAIKAWLQKHNVSPVTKCRLQHSVLTPNQTLRSAIQEWKSRVTLSGT; translated from the exons ATGCGAATAGTTATGGTGAAAAAGG CAGGAGATCGAATACCCATCACGGAAATGGACGAGAACGTTGTGGCAATGTATGTTCAAGAAGTGAAACTTAAGTTTGAGGAAGTGTTTATACCATTTAAGAAGCTATTCAAAACAAGAAAG aTGGAAACATTGGTGCTTGAGGATGACAATCCTGCTGCTGCGCTTCTAAGATACATTTCTGAGTTTGGGATTAACACTTTGGTATTGGGTTCTTATAGTTCCAACTGTATAACAAG GAAGCTGAAGGGTACTGGGGTACCTATTACTGTCCTGAGGCGTGCCCCTGATACTTGTGATATTCAGGTTATATATAGACAAAGAATCATCACAAAATCAGCTAATCCCTTATCGACTAGCG GGACCAGTCATAGGCCACCAGTTTTTGCTGCTACTGGTCGAAAAGAAAGTTCCAGTGGCATTAGTAAACATATATCCGGTCCTGCTAATGCTTCTGCAGAATCTAAAGTGCAAAACTCCTTTGGGATAGCATCTTTATCAGAGCTTAACTACCCATATTCATATGCATTTTCATCTGTGGGATCTTCAACAAATGGTAGTACTATTAGGCAGTCCAATTCCATGGTTTCTGCAAAGACTGAACAG GCTGAAGTGGAACATCTGCGTCTAGAATTACAAAATACTGTTGCCATGTATAAACAAGCTTGTGAAGAGCTTGTCCACACCCAGAGCAAG GTCCAAGTACTTTCTTCAGAATGCCTTGAGGAAGCAAGAAGAGTGAATGCTGCTCTGGAAAGAGAAGAAACTTTTAGAAAAATTGCTGCAGAAGAGAAAGCAAAACATATGCAAGCAATGAAGGAGGTTGATGAGGCAAAAAACCTGCTTTCTAAAGAAGCTTATGAAAGGCAGGTGGCTGAATTCAATGCTCTCAAAAAATCCTTGGAGAAGCAGAAAATTGTTGATGCACTCTTCTGTGGAGACAAAAGGTACAGGAAATACACCAGTGATGAAATTGAAGTAGCAACAGATTTCTTCTCTGAGAGTAATGTGATTGGTCAGGGCGGATATGGGAAAGTCTATAAATGTAGTCTTTATCACACTCTAGTTGCTGTTAAGGTTCTTCGACCTGATGCGATAGAATGGAAAGAGGAATTTCTGAAGGAG GTTGAAGTTCTAAGCCAGCTGCGCCATCCACATATTGTTTTGCTGCTTGGAGCCTGTCCAGAGAATGGTTGCTTGGTTTATGAATACTTGGAAAATGGTAGCTTGGATGAATATATTTTCCATCGAAACGGAAAACCTCCACTTCCTTGGTTTATTCGGTTCCGCATAGTTTTTGAAGTAGCTTCTGGGCTTGCATTTTTACACAACTCAAAGCCAGATCCTATTGTCCATAGAGATTTAAAACCGGGTAATATATTGTTAGATAGAAATTATGTGAGCAAAATTGGGGATGTTGGGCTGGCTAAGCTTATTTCAGATGTTGTGCCTGACAACATCACCGAGTACAGAGACTCTATTATTGCTGGTACTCTCTACTACATGGACCCTGAGTATCAGAGAACTGGCACCATCAGACCAAAATCAGATCTATATGCTCTTGGAGTCACAACACTCCAGTTACTGACAGCTCGCCATCCCAATGGACTTCTACTGGCAGTTGAAAATGCCATTACAAAGAGCTCCTTAGCTGACATTCTAGACAAGTCAGTTACAGATTGGCCACTAGCTGAAACAGAAGAATTAGCTCGAATAGCATTGAAGTGTTCAAAGCTAAGATGCAGGGACAGACCAGATCTTGACACAGAGATTCTGCCAATTCTCAAAAGACTTGTTGATGTTGCAGATGCTAGTTTAAAGTTAGAAAAGAACAATGCATACGCTCCAAGCCATTACTTCTGTCCTATCCTTCAG GAAGTGATGGATGACCCTCACATTGCCGCTGATGGTTTTACATATGAGCACAGAGCCATTAAGGCGTGGCTTCAGAAACACAATGTATCACCAGTTACAAAGTGTAGGCTTCAGCATTCCGTATTGACTCCAAATCAGACATTACGCTCTGCCATACAGGAGTGGAAGTCACGGGTGACATTGTCTGGAACATAA
- the LOC18588349 gene encoding U-box domain-containing protein 34 isoform X2 produces MSVASASSGGATPKMTTVAVAVKGGASGGSGSRRAVRWAVENLKADRFVLVHVMPAVTSVPTPSGDRIPITEMDENVVAMYVQEVKLKFEEVFIPFKKLFKTRKMETLVLEDDNPAAALLRYISEFGINTLVLGSYSSNCITRKLKGTGVPITVLRRAPDTCDIQVIYRQRIITKSANPLSTSGTSHRPPVFAATGRKESSSGISKHISGPANASAESKVQNSFGIASLSELNYPYSYAFSSVGSSTNGSTIRQSNSMVSAKTEQAEVEHLRLELQNTVAMYKQACEELVHTQSKVQVLSSECLEEARRVNAALEREETFRKIAAEEKAKHMQAMKEVDEAKNLLSKEAYERQVAEFNALKKSLEKQKIVDALFCGDKRYRKYTSDEIEVATDFFSESNVIGQGGYGKVYKCSLYHTLVAVKVLRPDAIEWKEEFLKEVEVLSQLRHPHIVLLLGACPENGCLVYEYLENGSLDEYIFHRNGKPPLPWFIRFRIVFEVASGLAFLHNSKPDPIVHRDLKPGNILLDRNYVSKIGDVGLAKLISDVVPDNITEYRDSIIAGTLYYMDPEYQRTGTIRPKSDLYALGVTTLQLLTARHPNGLLLAVENAITKSSLADILDKSVTDWPLAETEELARIALKCSKLRCRDRPDLDTEILPILKRLVDVADASLKLEKNNAYAPSHYFCPILQEVMDDPHIAADGFTYEHRAIKAWLQKHNVSPVTKCRLQHSVLTPNQTLRSAIQEWKSRVTLSGT; encoded by the exons ATGAGCGTGGCTAGTGCCAGCAGCGGTGGTGCTACGCCGAAGATGACGACCGTAGCGGTTGCCGTGAAGGGAGGAGCCTCCGGGGGAAGCGGTAGCCGACGTGCGGTTCGATGGGCGGTGGAGAATTTGAAAGCTGATCGTTTCGTTTTGGTCCACGTCATGCCAGCAGTCACCTCTGTTCCAACTCCGT CAGGAGATCGAATACCCATCACGGAAATGGACGAGAACGTTGTGGCAATGTATGTTCAAGAAGTGAAACTTAAGTTTGAGGAAGTGTTTATACCATTTAAGAAGCTATTCAAAACAAGAAAG aTGGAAACATTGGTGCTTGAGGATGACAATCCTGCTGCTGCGCTTCTAAGATACATTTCTGAGTTTGGGATTAACACTTTGGTATTGGGTTCTTATAGTTCCAACTGTATAACAAG GAAGCTGAAGGGTACTGGGGTACCTATTACTGTCCTGAGGCGTGCCCCTGATACTTGTGATATTCAGGTTATATATAGACAAAGAATCATCACAAAATCAGCTAATCCCTTATCGACTAGCG GGACCAGTCATAGGCCACCAGTTTTTGCTGCTACTGGTCGAAAAGAAAGTTCCAGTGGCATTAGTAAACATATATCCGGTCCTGCTAATGCTTCTGCAGAATCTAAAGTGCAAAACTCCTTTGGGATAGCATCTTTATCAGAGCTTAACTACCCATATTCATATGCATTTTCATCTGTGGGATCTTCAACAAATGGTAGTACTATTAGGCAGTCCAATTCCATGGTTTCTGCAAAGACTGAACAG GCTGAAGTGGAACATCTGCGTCTAGAATTACAAAATACTGTTGCCATGTATAAACAAGCTTGTGAAGAGCTTGTCCACACCCAGAGCAAG GTCCAAGTACTTTCTTCAGAATGCCTTGAGGAAGCAAGAAGAGTGAATGCTGCTCTGGAAAGAGAAGAAACTTTTAGAAAAATTGCTGCAGAAGAGAAAGCAAAACATATGCAAGCAATGAAGGAGGTTGATGAGGCAAAAAACCTGCTTTCTAAAGAAGCTTATGAAAGGCAGGTGGCTGAATTCAATGCTCTCAAAAAATCCTTGGAGAAGCAGAAAATTGTTGATGCACTCTTCTGTGGAGACAAAAGGTACAGGAAATACACCAGTGATGAAATTGAAGTAGCAACAGATTTCTTCTCTGAGAGTAATGTGATTGGTCAGGGCGGATATGGGAAAGTCTATAAATGTAGTCTTTATCACACTCTAGTTGCTGTTAAGGTTCTTCGACCTGATGCGATAGAATGGAAAGAGGAATTTCTGAAGGAG GTTGAAGTTCTAAGCCAGCTGCGCCATCCACATATTGTTTTGCTGCTTGGAGCCTGTCCAGAGAATGGTTGCTTGGTTTATGAATACTTGGAAAATGGTAGCTTGGATGAATATATTTTCCATCGAAACGGAAAACCTCCACTTCCTTGGTTTATTCGGTTCCGCATAGTTTTTGAAGTAGCTTCTGGGCTTGCATTTTTACACAACTCAAAGCCAGATCCTATTGTCCATAGAGATTTAAAACCGGGTAATATATTGTTAGATAGAAATTATGTGAGCAAAATTGGGGATGTTGGGCTGGCTAAGCTTATTTCAGATGTTGTGCCTGACAACATCACCGAGTACAGAGACTCTATTATTGCTGGTACTCTCTACTACATGGACCCTGAGTATCAGAGAACTGGCACCATCAGACCAAAATCAGATCTATATGCTCTTGGAGTCACAACACTCCAGTTACTGACAGCTCGCCATCCCAATGGACTTCTACTGGCAGTTGAAAATGCCATTACAAAGAGCTCCTTAGCTGACATTCTAGACAAGTCAGTTACAGATTGGCCACTAGCTGAAACAGAAGAATTAGCTCGAATAGCATTGAAGTGTTCAAAGCTAAGATGCAGGGACAGACCAGATCTTGACACAGAGATTCTGCCAATTCTCAAAAGACTTGTTGATGTTGCAGATGCTAGTTTAAAGTTAGAAAAGAACAATGCATACGCTCCAAGCCATTACTTCTGTCCTATCCTTCAG GAAGTGATGGATGACCCTCACATTGCCGCTGATGGTTTTACATATGAGCACAGAGCCATTAAGGCGTGGCTTCAGAAACACAATGTATCACCAGTTACAAAGTGTAGGCTTCAGCATTCCGTATTGACTCCAAATCAGACATTACGCTCTGCCATACAGGAGTGGAAGTCACGGGTGACATTGTCTGGAACATAA
- the LOC18588350 gene encoding UDP-glycosyltransferase 91C1, whose translation MDRKEKLHIAMFPWLAYGHIMPFLEVSKFLAQKGHRISYISTPKNISRLPKLPAHLSSNISFIEISLPQVHGLPPGVESTAEIPIQKVPYLKKACDKLEVPLTEFLKTSHVNWIIHDFMPHWLPGVAIPFGINLVFFSIFNATLLAFFGPPSALIGDHRKRPEDFTVVPKWIDYPCNIAFKLHEMVSHQECMDDVSDSQRLGQVIQGCQFVILRSCTEFEPDQIQLLKKLYQKPVVPVGLLPPSLPTNEDKSYESWEEIKKWLDRKGEKSVFYVALGSEVSLSQEFMHELAFGIDKSNLPFIWVVRNRPLVEGQMGQDIIPQGFEERVSDRGLVLKDWAPQLRILAHSSVGGFLTHCGWSSIIEALKFGRPLILFSGASSDQGLNARLLHGKKVGLEIERNELDGSFTSDLVAQTIRQVMVEPEGEPVRANAWAMRDICNEELSNNYLDEFTRFIEDFDSSTGEV comes from the coding sequence ATggacagaaaagaaaagcttcacATAGCAATGTTCCCATGGCTAGCTTATGGTCACATTATGCCATTTCTCGAGGTTTCCAAATTCTTAGCTCAAAAGGGTCATCGCATATCCTATATCTCCACCCCCAAAAACATTAGTCGCCTCCCTAAACTCCCCGCACATCTGTCCTCTAACATAAGCTTTATTGAGATTTCTCTTCCTCAGGTTCATGGCCTACCACCAGGAGTTGAGTCCACCGCTGAGATACCGATTCAGAAAGTTCCTTACCTTAAAAAGGCATGTGACAAGCTCGAAGTCCCTTTGACTGAGTTCCTCAAAACCTCACATGTCAACTGGATAATCCATGACTTTATGCCTCACTGGTTACCTGGAGTTGCTATTCCGTTCGGCATCAACTTAGTTTTCTTCAGCATATTCAATGCTACGCTGCTTGCTTTCTTTGGCCCTCCATCAGCTTTGATTGGTGATCATCGCAAACGACCAGAAGACTTCACAGTTGTCCCTAAGTGGATAGATTATCCTTGTAACATAGCTTTTAAGCTCCATGAGATGGTGAGTCACCAAGAGTGCATGGACGATGTGTCTGATTCTCAACGGCTTGGACAAGTGATTCAGGGTTGCCAATTTGTAATTCTGCGGAGCTGCACCGAGTTCGAACCTGATCAGATTCAATTGCTTAAAAAACTTTACCAGAAACCCGTTGTTCCAGTCGGTTTGCTGCCTCCATCACTGCCAACTAACGAAGATAAGAGCTATGAGAGTTgggaagaaataaagaaatggCTTGACAGAAAAGGAGAGAAGTCTGTTTTCTATGTTGCACTCGGTAGTGAAGTGAGTCTGAGTCAAGAATTTATGCACGAATTGGCATTTGGAATCGACAAATCTAACTTGCCCTTTATTTGGGTGGTCAGGAACCGCCCACTAGTTGAAGGGCAGATGGGTCAGGACATAATCCCTCAAGGGTTTGAGGAACGAGTTTCTGATAGGGGCTTGGTGTTGAAGGATTGGGCACCTCAACTACGGATATTGGCTCACTCCTCTGTTGGGGGTTTCCTAACTCACTGTGGTTGGAGTTCAATTATCGAGGCACTCAAGTTTGGTCGGCCTTTGATCTTGTTTTCCGGGGCAAGCTCGGATCAGGGGTTGAACGCTAGGTTGTTGCATGGCAAGAAGGTTGGGTTAGAAATAGAGAGAAACGAGCTGGACGGATCATTTACGAGCGACTTGGTGGCTCAGACGATTAGGCAGGTGATGGTGGAGCCAGAAGGCGAGCCAGTAAGAGCAAATGCATGGGCAATGAGAGATATTTGCAATGAAGAGTTAAGTAACAATTACTTGGATGAGTTCACCCGGTTCATTGAAGATTTTGATTCCTCAACTGGGGAGGTTTGA